CCTGACTTCCGCCGCTCCCTGGTCCATCGACTTGATGGCCGTGTCAACTCCACTCTGGATTCTGTTTATAATCTGGCCTATTTCCTTTGCCGCTCCGGCCGACTGCTCGGCCAGTTTCCTTACCTCCTCGGCCACCACGGCAAAGCCGCGCCCCTGGTCCCCGGCCCGGGCCGCCTCGATGGCCGCATTGAGTGCCAGCAGGTTGGTCTGATCGGCAATGCCGGTAATGACGTTGGTTATGTTTCCGACCTGGGCTGAAAGCTCGCCCAGGTTTCTTATCGCCTCCTGGACCCTGGACGCAGACTGCGAGATGGAGTTAATTTTATCTATGGTTTTCTGAACAGTCTCATTGCCCGTTTCGGCCACGGCAATGACCTGCCTGGACTCGCCGGCAGCCGCCTCGGCGTTTTCCATGCTCTTTTCCGCCATGGCGGCCACCTCGTTGGTGGTGCCGGCCACTTCCTCAATGGACGCGCTTACTTCCTGGCCGGACGCGGCAAGCTCCTCGCTGTGCGCGGCCAGGGTCTGGGCGTTGGTAACCACTTCTGAAATGAGTTCCCTAAGCTGTTTCGACATATCGTTCAGTGACCTTGCCAGATCGCCGACTTCGTCTGAGGAGGCCGCTTTTATTTCCCCGGTAAAGTCGCCCTGCGCAAACCTGTTTGCCCCGTCAACCATTTCCTTAATGGGTTTTTTAATTGAACTGGAAATAAAGAAGCTTAAAATCATGCCAATTAAAAGGGCAGCTAAACTAAGGATTACGGAAATTGAGATGACTTTTAATACGTTTCGCCCTGTGTCATTAATTTTTTGCTGGAATATTTTGTTATTATTTTCAGTAAGCCCGCGCAGGGTTTCGGTAAGCTGGCCGGTAATCGGGACCAGGCCGCCGGCTATCCGCTCAACTTCTTTTTGGGCTGCCTGTATGGCTTCATGCTCAGTGGCTTTGTATCGTATTTCAATGGCCGGGATTAAGTCATTTTGAATGCCCTTATGATAAGCGCTGGTAATTTCAATCAATTTTTGTATTTCAGCTTTTTTATCTGCGGGGGCAATCTCGAGAAGCCTATTTTCCATTTCCAGGACCTGGTCCAGCTCCTTGTTGTAGGTGTCCCTGAAATTTTCCTTGCCGTATGCTATGTAGCCGCGGATGCCGGCAACGCCGTTATAAAAGTGAATCTCTATGTCTTTTTCAAGCGACAACTCCTGGTTAATGATGTCAATTGCATCTACGTCTTTGCTTATTGACCTTGTTTGGACAATAGAATTTAAACCCATTATAACCAGCAGCAGCAATACAATGGAAAAGCCCAACGCAATTTTTGCCCCTAGCTTTAACTTCAAATTAAGATACCTCCTTTTTGCAGTGATTGTTAACTAAGTACCGTTCTTTATCACCCCCTGCCTTAAATTTATAGTAATTTCAATATAAGAACGAATATAAGTAAATTTACCATTTATTTCTGAATATTACAAGAAAATAATTACTTTTTATGTAACCATTTGACATTTTTTGAGATGTTTATTTTGCTTTTTTAAGTATTATCTTTTCTTTAAATGTTCAGGAAGAAGGAGCAGGAAAAAGAAAACGGGAGAAATTGAGCACTAATTTCCATTATCTGTAAGTTATGGGGCTTGCATGGCTGTGGTAGTATGAAAGGCAAAAAGGCAATGGCCATTTGCGTTAAAGGTTTGGGGGTGACAGGAGCGCCTGCGGGTTTTCCGGATGGTTGAAATCTGAATACTAGACAGGGAGGAGGGAACGGGCGTGAGGGCATTATCCGAGCGCAGGCAGACGAGGCCCGGAAAAATCAGGTCGCTTTTGCTGGTAGCGCTGCTGCTGGCGGCAGCCTTCCTGGCCGGCGCCGCAGCAGAAAAATCGGCCCATTTCCTTCAGGACTTGATTTCCACGGTGCCGTTTGCCGTGGAGGAGATAAAGGATTTTGTTAACGAAAAGGCTTACTTCAGGATTGATGCCGTAAACGGACGGTTCCGGCAGCTTTCGGAAACAGTAATTGCATACATGAAAGAGAAACCGCAGTTGTTTATCAGAGGCCCCTAAAAACTCCCAGGTGCAAGGTGGTGCTTTAATTTGGGAGAAACCAGGATCATCATTATTTCCCTGCAGCGGCCGAAGGCGCTGCTGCGGCGCCTGGCGCAAAGCCTGCGGCCCGGGCCGGGGAAGGCCGGCCTTAAGATGCGCAAAGACGGGTGGTGGTTAAAAAAGAAAAAGAATCCACAAAACAAAGAATGAATAATATAGAAACGAGGTGGTGTTTTTTGATTGCCTGAAGAGCGCTCCTGGGCAGGCATGCATCCCGGCTCAGGGGCGCAATCAGGAACTGGTGCTTTAACGCGGCCGATGGCGTGAGCAGTAAGGGGCTTGCAAGCGCATGACGCCCCCGGGGTTTAACCCCATATAAAACGGCCGGGCCGCATTCAGAACACCAGACCGGCAGTTCCATAAAATTACAAGTTAAACAATTCCGGCCCGGCCTTTTTTAGGCCGCCGGCCGCGTTCTTTAAGGCAAAATTGCATTTGCCGGGTTATTTTGATATAATTCCTTCGGAGAAAAACATTGGCAGGGGTGACCGGATTTTGCCGTCTATGACCGGAAAAGTGATACCAATTGATATAAACGAGGAAATGAAGCATTCCTATCTTGACTACGCCATGAGCGTTATTGTCGGACGCGCTCTGCCGGACGTCCGGGACGGCTTGAAGCCGGTGCACCGCCGGATTCTTTACGCCATGCACAGCCTGGGGCTTACGCCGGACAGGCCCCACCGCAAATCCGCCTATATCGTTGGCGAGGTGCTGGCAAAGTACCACCCGCACGGCGATGTGGCCGTTTACGACGCCCTGGTCCGTCTGGCCCAGGATTTTGCCTGCCGCTACCCACTCGTGGACGGGCACGGCAATTTCGGTTCGGTGGACGGCGACTCGGCGGCGGCCATGCGCTACACCGAAGCCCGGATGGCCAGGATAACCCTGGAAATGCTTGCCGATATCGAAAAAGAAACGGTTAACTTTATTCCTAACTATGACGGCAAGACCGTAGAGCCGACCGTGCTGCCGGCCAGGATACCGAACCTGCTGATAAACGGTTCTTCAGGCATTGCTGTGGGCATGGCCACCAACATTCCCCCCCATAACCTCGGCGAGGTTATTGACGGCGTGATCATGCTTATAGACAACCCTGACGCGAATATCAGGGATCTTATGAGCGTCATTAAGGGGCCGGATTTTCCAACCGGCGGTAAAATCATGGGCCGGGAGGGTATCTGGGACGCCTACCGCACCGGCCGGGGCAGCATCAAGGTGCGGGCCCAGGCTTCTATTGAAAAGATCGGCGGCGGCAGGCACAGCATTGT
The window above is part of the Pelotomaculum thermopropionicum SI genome. Proteins encoded here:
- a CDS encoding hypothetical membrane protein (containing HAMP and methyl-accepting chemotaxis-like domains); amino-acid sequence: MKLKLGAKIALGFSIVLLLLVIMGLNSIVQTRSISKDVDAIDIINQELSLEKDIEIHFYNGVAGIRGYIAYGKENFRDTYNKELDQVLEMENRLLEIAPADKKAEIQKLIEITSAYHKGIQNDLIPAIEIRYKATEHEAIQAAQKEVERIAGGLVPITGQLTETLRGLTENNNKIFQQKINDTGRNVLKVISISVILSLAALLIGMILSFFISSSIKKPIKEMVDGANRFAQGDFTGEIKAASSDEVGDLARSLNDMSKQLRELISEVVTNAQTLAAHSEELAASGQEVSASIEEVAGTTNEVAAMAEKSMENAEAAAGESRQVIAVAETGNETVQKTIDKINSISQSASRVQEAIRNLGELSAQVGNITNVITGIADQTNLLALNAAIEAARAGDQGRGFAVVAEEVRKLAEQSAGAAKEIGQIINRIQSGVDTAIKSMDQGAAEVREGVSLASEAGNALRDIINAVNNSIVLTEEIATSAKQTSEGMQQLSASNEQVTSTIQQVATATQELAGIANKLQSLVERFKI